One genomic window of Leptolyngbya sp. CCY15150 includes the following:
- a CDS encoding DUF2283 domain-containing protein, whose translation MDNVKIYYDEVGQTLTVWFDDPTQESIAEETEEEVILIKNQAGKVIGFERLNYIPINADNLNVELVKV comes from the coding sequence ATGGACAACGTAAAAATTTACTACGACGAAGTGGGGCAAACCCTGACCGTCTGGTTTGATGATCCAACCCAAGAATCTATCGCAGAAGAAACCGAAGAAGAGGTCATTCTGATCAAAAACCAGGCTGGAAAAGTCATTGGTTTTGAGCGATTAAATTACATCCCTATCAATGCAGATAATCTGAATGTTGAACTTGTGAAGGTTTAG